One Pseudorhodoplanes sinuspersici DNA segment encodes these proteins:
- a CDS encoding AMP-binding protein, whose product MTRRFVIPGIGYRSDEEKQRHLASGAWLPTTAGESLRDAASAVPEKAAVIAEDGTYTFRQLDTLSESLAAGLIEAGLRPGARAIFQVGSVKEIFVALFGCFKAGIVPLCTLPQYREIEIKSLGERSGATAYFVQGDVSTSFDQIGFARSMMSAMPAIKHLIVTRGDVGDGLSLEMLAKKHDVETARDIVRPHAPFPDDVIMFQLSGGSTGLPKIIPRFHSEYLGSALALSNAYQLDENDVGMWALPLIHNAGMLFTVIPTTVTRRTNVIRNSFDVEKFLAAIAKHKVTFTGSIGPVAPRIMEYPRIGDFDLSSLRQFFTLSRADALEAHTGIVSGNMFGITEGLLTACAPTAPEEARHRGCGRPIAPGDEVKLLKPGSEEEVKLGEVGELAFRGPNTLVGYYNDPKANEACFTSDGFFRTGDLLRAFEVGGHIHYAFEGRIKDNINRGGEKIGAEELENLIAAHPDVLDARVVAMPDKIYGEKVCAYVVPRPGRSAPSVKTLGAFLLEVGLAKYKLPERVESISAFPVTRVGKVDKAAMRADIARKLADEEAAQASILPEAKEA is encoded by the coding sequence ATGACAAGGCGGTTTGTCATTCCCGGAATTGGCTATCGTTCGGACGAGGAAAAGCAACGCCACCTCGCGAGCGGCGCCTGGCTGCCGACGACCGCCGGTGAATCCCTGCGTGACGCGGCTTCGGCCGTACCTGAGAAGGCCGCGGTCATCGCCGAGGACGGCACCTACACTTTCAGGCAATTGGACACGCTGTCGGAGTCGCTGGCCGCGGGCCTGATCGAAGCCGGGCTGAGACCCGGCGCCCGCGCGATATTTCAGGTTGGCTCGGTCAAGGAGATTTTTGTCGCGCTGTTCGGCTGCTTCAAAGCAGGTATCGTGCCGCTTTGTACACTTCCGCAATATCGCGAGATCGAGATCAAGTCGCTCGGCGAGCGTTCGGGCGCCACCGCCTATTTCGTTCAGGGTGACGTATCCACCAGCTTTGATCAGATCGGATTTGCCCGGTCGATGATGTCCGCGATGCCTGCGATCAAACATCTGATCGTGACCCGCGGAGACGTCGGAGACGGCCTGTCACTGGAGATGCTTGCGAAAAAGCACGACGTGGAGACGGCACGCGACATCGTGCGTCCGCACGCTCCCTTTCCTGATGACGTCATCATGTTCCAGCTTTCCGGCGGCTCGACCGGCCTGCCGAAGATCATCCCACGGTTTCACTCGGAATATCTTGGCTCAGCACTCGCGCTCTCCAATGCCTATCAACTCGACGAGAACGACGTCGGCATGTGGGCGCTGCCGCTGATCCACAACGCCGGCATGCTGTTCACGGTGATCCCGACCACCGTGACGCGCAGGACAAATGTGATCCGCAACAGTTTCGATGTTGAGAAATTCCTCGCCGCGATCGCTAAGCACAAGGTGACCTTCACGGGCAGCATCGGACCGGTCGCGCCGCGCATCATGGAATATCCGCGGATCGGCGATTTTGATTTGTCCTCGCTGCGGCAGTTCTTCACGCTCTCACGTGCCGATGCGCTCGAAGCGCACACCGGTATCGTCTCGGGCAACATGTTCGGCATCACCGAAGGATTGCTGACTGCCTGCGCGCCGACCGCCCCTGAAGAAGCTCGGCACCGCGGCTGTGGCCGGCCGATCGCGCCCGGCGACGAGGTTAAGCTGCTTAAGCCCGGCTCGGAGGAAGAGGTCAAGCTCGGCGAAGTCGGTGAGCTTGCCTTCCGTGGCCCGAACACATTGGTTGGCTATTACAACGATCCGAAAGCGAACGAAGCCTGTTTCACGTCCGACGGATTTTTCCGCACCGGCGATCTGCTGCGCGCCTTCGAGGTGGGCGGGCATATCCACTATGCATTCGAAGGGCGCATCAAAGACAACATCAACCGCGGTGGCGAAAAGATCGGCGCCGAGGAACTGGAAAATCTGATCGCGGCCCATCCCGATGTGCTGGACGCGCGGGTGGTCGCGATGCCGGACAAGATATATGGCGAGAAGGTGTGCGCCTATGTCGTGCCGCGACCGGGACGTTCCGCGCCAAGCGTCAAGACGCTGGGCGCATTCCTGCTCGAAGTGGGACTTGCGAAATACAAGCTGCCGGAGCGGGTCGAAAGCATCTCGGCCTTTCCGGTCACGCGGGTCGGCAAGGTGGACAAGGCCGCGATGCGCGCGGATATCGCAAGAAAGCTTGCAGATGAGGAAGCTGCCCAGGCTTCCATTCTGCCGGAGGCAAAAGAAGCATGA
- a CDS encoding FAD-dependent monooxygenase: MSLSLKIAIVGGGPGGLLFAKLVARENPGCRIDVFEQNPADATYGFGIVLADVALDFLKDVDDDLHTDLLAAAERQDTITLYHHRQAVPIRGNVFLGIPRVRLLNIMQSHATSQGVNIEYAKRIASPDALSGYDLIVGADGVNSAIRDALQHEFQAVVEPRVNKWAWYGTRRRFDSVELIFEQTRYGIFIAHSYRYAPDHGTFVIECDPDTWKRAGLDAKSDDESRRFCGEIFSRYLEGEELISNRSLWFNPSFVTSKRWHSGNVVLIGDALKTVHPSIGSGTRMAYEDAVALAKAVNEGGGDVGGSLAEFERARRPTADGFQDAAMRSILWYETAETRQHMTPLEFAYSYMMRTGKVNRDRLRRIDPDFLAAYEAEIAGKELAG; the protein is encoded by the coding sequence ATGAGCCTATCACTCAAGATCGCGATTGTTGGCGGCGGCCCTGGTGGACTGCTCTTCGCCAAGCTGGTGGCTCGGGAGAATCCCGGCTGCCGGATCGACGTGTTCGAGCAGAATCCCGCCGATGCGACTTATGGCTTCGGGATTGTGCTGGCCGATGTCGCCCTCGATTTCCTGAAGGATGTCGACGACGACCTCCACACTGACCTTCTCGCTGCAGCTGAGCGGCAGGACACGATCACGCTGTATCATCACCGCCAAGCAGTGCCGATCCGGGGCAATGTTTTTCTCGGCATTCCGCGCGTGCGCCTCTTGAACATCATGCAGAGCCACGCGACCTCGCAGGGCGTCAACATCGAGTACGCAAAGCGCATCGCATCTCCCGACGCGCTCTCCGGTTACGACCTGATCGTAGGCGCCGATGGTGTCAACAGCGCCATTCGCGATGCGCTCCAGCACGAATTCCAGGCCGTGGTGGAACCGCGCGTCAACAAATGGGCCTGGTACGGCACGCGCCGCCGGTTTGATTCCGTGGAACTGATCTTCGAACAGACACGATACGGCATCTTCATCGCGCACAGCTATCGCTATGCCCCGGACCACGGCACCTTTGTGATCGAGTGCGATCCCGACACATGGAAGCGCGCAGGCCTCGATGCGAAAAGCGACGACGAAAGCCGCCGCTTCTGCGGCGAGATTTTTTCGCGCTATCTGGAGGGCGAAGAACTGATCTCGAACCGCTCGCTCTGGTTCAATCCGAGCTTCGTAACCTCGAAGCGCTGGCATTCCGGCAATGTGGTGCTGATCGGCGATGCGTTGAAGACGGTACATCCCTCCATCGGCTCTGGCACCCGCATGGCCTATGAGGATGCGGTTGCGCTGGCGAAAGCGGTCAATGAGGGAGGCGGCGACGTCGGCGGCAGCCTCGCCGAATTCGAACGCGCGCGCAGACCGACCGCCGACGGATTCCAGGATGCGGCGATGCGATCCATCCTATGGTACGAAACGGCAGAAACGCGCCAGCACATGACGCCGCTGGAATTTGCGTACAGCTACATGATGCGCACCGGCAAGGTGAACCGCGACCGGTTACGCAGGATCGATCCAGATTTCCTCGCCGCCTACGAGGCAGAGATCGCGGGAAAGGAGCTGGCCGGTTAA
- a CDS encoding acyl-CoA thioesterase, with translation MDFSEKVISTLPVVVRRRVRFGECDPAGVVYTPNFSEFALSAYQWLVSSLLGEPMFGGMRRLGFDSPIKALSLEFLNMLEVEQVFDMTCLVTDIRSRTFDVAVTGRSIIDPARDLFVARVTPIMVSRAERRSIEIPDALRRPLEQYRQQTQ, from the coding sequence TTGGACTTCTCGGAAAAAGTGATTTCAACGTTGCCGGTTGTGGTCAGGCGGCGAGTGAGGTTTGGCGAATGCGATCCGGCGGGCGTCGTCTATACGCCGAATTTTTCGGAATTTGCGTTGTCCGCCTATCAGTGGCTCGTTTCCTCACTGCTCGGCGAACCGATGTTCGGGGGCATGAGGCGCCTCGGTTTCGATTCCCCCATCAAGGCGCTCTCGTTGGAATTCCTCAACATGCTGGAAGTCGAGCAAGTCTTCGACATGACCTGTCTCGTGACCGACATCCGTAGCCGCACCTTCGATGTCGCTGTCACCGGCCGCAGTATCATCGATCCCGCCCGTGATCTGTTTGTCGCTCGCGTGACGCCGATCATGGTCTCTCGCGCTGAGCGCCGTTCGATCGAGATACCGGACGCGCTGCGTCGACCGCTCGAGCAATACCGGCAGCAGACACAATAG
- a CDS encoding ABC transporter substrate-binding protein, with amino-acid sequence MTSRLSLVAGLTLAALLPLSAQAQEPVRLGFLSSMSGTFGVLGTEQKRGLDIALEHLGNKLGGRPIKLIEVDDKSSPVEAADAANKLVEREKIQVVTGLVVSNSMLAAIDPLLKNNVFVIGANAGPSQLAGEKCNQNLFVVAFANEQWGTGLADYLNRTGVKRMMFLGMDYQAGWDHAKSVAKNFKGENLGEIYTPLTQMDFSSVLTQVRAAKPDAIYAFYVGGAAVPFMKQWKQSGLSKTVKLYSMGAIADSMLLPAMGDAALGLETAYSWNPEMKTPGNQRFVEDFRKKHGRNPTQFAMFQYDAIMLLDAAVKEAGPEDADKFRVALKKANFQSLRGNFKFNNNNFPIQDIILQRVEKTSDGKFDVKFLEVIKKDVQDPHHSSCPLKS; translated from the coding sequence ATGACATCCAGACTTTCGCTGGTTGCCGGACTGACACTCGCGGCTCTGCTGCCGCTTTCCGCACAGGCCCAAGAACCCGTGCGGCTCGGCTTCCTGTCCTCGATGAGCGGAACGTTCGGCGTGCTGGGCACCGAACAAAAGCGCGGTTTGGACATCGCGCTTGAGCATCTCGGTAACAAGCTCGGCGGGCGGCCGATCAAGCTGATCGAAGTGGACGACAAATCGAGCCCGGTGGAGGCGGCGGACGCTGCCAACAAGCTGGTCGAGCGCGAAAAGATCCAGGTCGTGACCGGCCTCGTGGTCTCCAATTCGATGCTGGCAGCAATTGATCCACTGCTGAAGAACAACGTGTTCGTGATCGGCGCCAATGCGGGACCATCACAGCTCGCCGGTGAGAAGTGTAACCAGAACCTGTTTGTGGTCGCCTTCGCCAACGAACAATGGGGCACCGGCCTTGCCGACTACCTGAACCGGACCGGCGTGAAGCGCATGATGTTCCTCGGCATGGATTATCAGGCCGGCTGGGACCACGCGAAATCCGTGGCGAAGAACTTCAAAGGCGAGAATCTCGGCGAGATCTATACGCCACTCACGCAGATGGATTTCTCCTCGGTGCTGACGCAGGTGCGCGCCGCCAAGCCGGACGCGATCTACGCCTTCTACGTCGGCGGCGCCGCTGTGCCATTCATGAAGCAATGGAAGCAGTCCGGCCTCAGCAAAACCGTCAAACTGTACTCGATGGGCGCAATCGCTGATTCCATGCTGCTGCCGGCCATGGGAGACGCGGCGCTCGGCCTGGAGACCGCCTATAGCTGGAATCCCGAAATGAAGACGCCCGGCAACCAGCGCTTCGTGGAGGATTTCCGCAAGAAACACGGCCGCAATCCGACGCAGTTCGCCATGTTTCAGTACGACGCGATCATGCTGCTGGACGCCGCAGTGAAGGAGGCAGGCCCCGAAGACGCCGACAAATTCCGTGTGGCGCTGAAGAAAGCCAACTTCCAATCGCTCCGCGGCAACTTCAAGTTCAACAACAATAACTTCCCGATCCAGGACATCATCCTGCAGCGGGTCGAAAAGACTTCAGACGGCAAGTTCGACGTCAAGTTTCTCGAGGTGATCAAGAAAGACGTGCAGGACCCTCACCACAGCTCCTGCCCGCTCAAGAGCTGA